The Gloeobacter morelensis MG652769 genome contains the following window.
ACCGCTTAGCCGACCCCGCTCGAAAAAGGCGCGCACAAAGGTGCCCTGGGCGGTGACGGCAGGTCCGTCGGGCAGATGGAGCGCTTCCCCACCCGGCAGGTACAACATTGCCATCGCCGCCTTGCGCTGGAGGTGAGCGCTTTGCTCGAGGGCCGACCAGGCATGAACGCGGGTGTAGGCGGCAAAATCGGCCTCGCGCATCCCCAGGTACAAGCGATCGGCTTCCAGGGCCGGGCGGGCGCGCGTCTGGGGCAAAATTTCCTGGGGAAGCTGGCCGTTTTTAACGGGCAAACCGGACGCGGGCAATGCAGCCAGCCATAACAGGAAGCAACCCCCGCCAAACAGCCGCCCGGCTTTCAATGGCTCTCTCCACACCCCACCGGCTGTACGAACACCGTCGGCCCCTAGCGCACAGAGGCCCCGAGGCGCTCCAGGGTCGATTCGCACTCGGCGCGCACCATGCTGTCTTCGTCGCGGCCGGCGGCGATTTCGAGCGCCTTGACGGACTTGCGGTTGGCCAGTTCGCCCAAAGCAAAGGCACAGGACTGGCGGACCTCGGCGGACGAATCTTTGCCGAAGCCGAAGGCGTTGCCCTTGAGCATCTGCTCAAGGCGACCCACCGCGGCCTGGGACTTGAGCTTGGCCAGTGCCATCACCGTGGTCGCCCGGGAATGCTCGTCGCCGTTGCTGAGGGCGGACAGTAGGGCTTGCTCGGCCTGCGGACCCCCGATGTCGACCAGTTCGAGAGCGGCGCGGACCTGACCGACGCGGCCACTGTTGGCCAGCAGCGAAGCTAGGGCTTCAATCCGTTTTACGTCTGCCATGTCATCATTCCTCCTGTGGCTACCAAACAGTAACGGTTGGCGTTGCTTGGTTTCAATCTAGATCCAATCGCGACCTTTCAAAATCTCTCTATGAGCGAGCGCTTTCATCAAAGTTCAACAAACTTCGAAAACTGGCCACTGTCGCCCCAAATTGGTAAAGTTCTCGAAATAAAGAGGCGGGGATCGCTGGCATTGGCCGATTATTTGAAACAATATTTAATCAATTTCGCGAAAAAGCTTATTTGCTTGGCACAAGCCGCCGCCCACCGCGGGGAATGGTAGGGTGAGGAGCGGCGCCGGTGGAGGGCCAAATCGTGGAACAAGGACCAAGCAAGCAGCCGTCCGGCAGCGACGCGCTCAAAGCGGCATTGCTCCGGCAGGTAGTCAGGCCGCAACCGAGCCTGCTCGATCTGCAGCCGTTGATCGCCCGATTGCAGCAAAGCTGGCAGCCCCCTTCGACGGGCGAAGCTTTGGCCGCCATGCTCGACGGCCTTTGGCAGCTGCGCTATACCACCGCCAATGCCCTTTCCAGGCTCGGTCTGGACGATCTGCCGGGGGTGGAGCGCCGCCGCACCTATCAGTTTGTCGATGCGGCCAATAGCCGACTGTACAACCTGGCGGAGGTGGAACTGGCCGGGGGGCTTGCGCGGGGCACGATCCTGGTGCGCGCCGCTTTGCGCCTGGGCGCAGTGCCCCGGGTACACGTGCACTTTGAGCGCTCCGCACTGATCTGGGGCGGTATCGACGAATTTGGCACCGCCGAGGAGGCTATCGGTCGCCTGGATGCAGGGGAAGGTGTGGGAATACGCTTCGATGTGCGCAGCGAAGGGAGCGTCGATACGCTCTACATCGACACCGACTTGCGCATTGCCCTCGGCAATCGCGGCACGATATTTATTCTGACCCGACCCTAACCCACGGGTGCCTTGAAGAACATTCCTCACGCTGATCTCAGCAGAGCCCTCAGAGCTGACAACCCTGTACTCCACACACAAATTTGAGCCTTAGCGGCGACTTATTGATGTTGAAGACCTCTCTCTATCGATCGGCTCCGAGGCGAGCTTTTTCTTGAGTTCATCGAGTTCTACTTGGGCAGCGGCGATCGATTTGCGCAGGTCGTCGCTGGCAAATTCGTCGCTGCTGCGGGCGAGCACTTTTTCCATCGCGGCGATGTGGGCGGTCTTGAGGGCCAAGTCGGCCGGGACGGCGAGGTCGGGAGCCACCCCGGTGCCTTCCCAGTTGGTGCCGGTGATCGGGCTCACCGAACGGGCGTAGGGGACGAAGACGCCAAAGTGTTCGTCCAACCGTTCTAGACTGCCCGGATGGGCGCCCCCGGCGGTGGTCTCGCCGACAACGGTGACCCGGCCCAGAGCCTTGAGGTTGTAGGCAAATTCTTCGGCGGCCGAGAAGGTCTTGCGGCTGGTGAGCAGGTAGACCTCCTTGCCTGAAAATCGTGGCGCGGGCAGATCGGCGCTCGTCCAGGTCTCGCTTTTGCTGTCGGTGGGGCGCGCGTAGATCGTGTTGAGGTGGACGGGTTTGCCGTCGAGCAAATAGGAGGTCAGCAGCGCCACCATCCGGGGGCTGCCGCCGCCGTTGGCGCGCAGATCGACGATGAGGGCGTCGGTGTGGGCCACAAAGCGCATCGCCGCCGCCGCCGTCTCAGCCGCCTGATCCGGGGCAATAAAGCCGCGCAGTTCGAGATAGCCGATGTTGCCCGCCAGGCGTTCAACTTTTTGAAAACCGTGGTTGCGCCAACTGTTGAACCGCTGGGTCCAGGCTGAGTGTTGCCAAGTCGAGAGGGGTTTGTGGCTGTAGACGACCCGCAGGTGCCGATCGCGGCTGAGTTGCTGCAGATTGTCGGTGAGCACCGCCGCCAGGATGCGGGCACTGGCAATGTTTTCGTACTCTTGCTTCTGCCCACGCCGGCGGATATCGGCCACAAGCCGCGCCGCCACCTCCGGAAAGACGTAGCCGCGCTCCAGCGCCACCAGCATTTTCTCGATCACCACCGCGCGGGTCTGCCCATCGATAGCCAGATCCGGCTGATCTCGGTCGATGGGAGGGTAGGCCGTCACGGGTCGGGCAGCACCGAGGGCAAGGACGAGAACCAGTACAGCAGCAAGAAACTTTTGCATAGCGAATTTCCTTGACTAATCGATCCCACAGCTTCGCCGATAAGTCGCCTCAGCAAGCTTTACCACCCGTGGAAATCCGGAACGCAGCGACAGGACAGGCATCTCGCTGATATTAATTTATTAGTAGCTAGAATCTCTGTCAAGCCCCGACCCAGGCAGCCTGCCCCAAAGGTGCCCCGCGGCGGCTGCGTGCTAGAATGCACCGCCGAGAAACGAGGCGCCTGTGACTCAGCCCAGACCTGTGTACCTGATTGCTCCCACCCTGGCGGGGCGTAAACTGGCCCAGGCCCTGCAGGCGCTGTTGCCCGAAGCAGTGCTCTGGGAGCGACCGCTCGGCGCACTGGAAAGCGTCTGGCGCGAGGCGGGGCAACTGGTGTTTGTGCTGGCGGTTGGGGCGGTGGTGCGGCTGATTGCGCCCCTGCTTGCCGACAAGCGCACCGATCCGGGCGTAGTGGCGATAGACGAGGCGGGGCGCTTTGCTGTGAGCTTGAGCGGGGGCCACGTCGGGGGAGCGGATGCCCTGGCTGAGCGGATCGCCGCACTGCTGAGCGCCACGGCCGTGCTCACCGGTGCCGGCGGCCGCCACGGCCTGCCGCCGGTCGACTTGTTGGGCAAAGCCTACGGCTGGCGGGCCGGGGAGGCTTGCGACTGGAACCGCGTGGCGGCCCTGGCGGCGGCGGGGGAGCCGGTGCAGGTGGTGCAGGAGTGCGGCCTCGACCTGTGGCGCGCCGCTCTGCCCGAGAATCACCCGTTTGTGGATGCCGCGGCGGCAGGCAGGTTGTGGATCAGCCACCGGCTGCCGGAGGTCGGTACCCTGCCCACGGTGCGCTGGCATCCGCGGGTGATCTGGCTGGGGGTTGGCTGCGAGCGGGGGATCGCCGCCGACTTTCTCGAGCAATCGATCCGGCAGGCGCTGGCCGGTGCGGGGCTGGCCTTCGAGGCGGTGGCGGGGATTGCCAGTCTGGATATCAAAGCCGACGAAGCGGGACTGCTGGCGGTGGCCGAGCGCCACGGCTGGCCCGTCCGCTTTTTCGACGCTGCTGCGCTAGCCCGCTGCCCGGTGCCCAACCCTTCGCAGGCCGTGGCGGACTGTGTGGGGACTGCCTCGGTGGCCGAGGCTGCGGCGCTGTTGGCGGGCGAGGCTTTGCAACTGGTGGCCCCCAAGCGCGTATTTAAGGCGGCCGGAGCGGGCGCCTGCACGGTAGCCGCCGCCGTCGCCCTTCAGGAATTTAACCCGGCGCCGGGCAGACTGCTGCTGATTGGCAGCGGCCCAGGAGCGCTCGATCAAGTTACCCCCGCTGCCCGCGCTGCCCTGGGAGCGGCCCAGGTGGTGATTGGCTATCAACTCTATATCGATCTCATTCGGCCGCTGCTTGCACCCACCCAGATCGTCGAGACCAGCCCAATTACCCAGGAGGTGGCGCGCGCCGAGCGGGCTATCGCCCTGGCGAAGCGAGGTCTGGCGGTGGCGGTCATCTCCAGCGGCGATGCGGGTATCTACGGCATGGCCGGGCTGGTGTTTGAGCGGCTGGCCCGGGGCGGTTGGAACGGCCAAGCTCCCGCCGTGGATGTCCTGCCCGGAATTACCGCCCTGCAAGCCGCCGCCGCCCGCGTCGGCGCCCCGCTGATGCACGACTTTTGCGCCATCAGCCTCTCGGACCTGCTCACGCCCTGGCAGACGATCTGCACCCGGCTTGAAGCCGCCGCCCGGGCCGATTTTGTCGTCGCCCTCTACAACCCCCGCTCCGCTTCGCGCACCCAACAAATTGCCCAGGCGCGCGAAATCCTGCTCGCCCACCGCGATCCGGCTACCCCCGTCGCCCTGGTGCGCTGCGCCTACCGCCCCGACGAGCAGGTGAGCCTGCACACCCTGGCTGATCTCCCTTTGGAATCCGTCGACATGCTTACCACGGTCCTCATCGGCAACCGCGCCACCTTCCGCCGGGGCGACCGGCTGATCACCCCCCGGGGCTACCCGCATCCCTAGCGGCGCTCCTGCCGCTCAGTAGACGAGAATTGCTTTTGCTTTTGTTTATCGTGCAGAACATGATAAAAATTGCACAAACCCGGACAAAGGAAAAATCCCCTTCATGAGTGCACAAGGACCCGACAATTTCGATGCCCGTCTCGACCGCCTGACCCGGCTGGCCGAAGCAAACGTGCAGGCGCTGACCGAATTGCATACCCTCGCCGCAGTCCACTTCCGCTCGCTCGATGCCCTGTGCGGTCAGATCGCCGATACCAACCGCAGTGTGCAGTCCCTCTCGGAGATGATCGCCACCCAGTCGCGCGACTTGCAGGCGATCGCCTGCAACGTCGAGAATCTGGTGGATTCCTACATCCAGCAGGCCCTCTCGCTCCAGTCCGGAGTCGAGCGGCGCACCGAGACGCTGCACGCGGTCACCGCCCGCCGCCACGACGCACTGCACGGCGAGATTCGCGCCATCCGCGAGGATACCCGCCAGCTGCAAAGCGAGAACCAGCAGATTCTTCAGCTTCTGCAAAGGCAGTGATTGAGATTTCCTGCACCCGATTGCACTGCGATTGCGGCGCCGTCCTCAAGCTCACTTGAGCCTA
Protein-coding sequences here:
- a CDS encoding HEAT repeat domain-containing protein, whose amino-acid sequence is MADVKRIEALASLLANSGRVGQVRAALELVDIGGPQAEQALLSALSNGDEHSRATTVMALAKLKSQAAVGRLEQMLKGNAFGFGKDSSAEVRQSCAFALGELANRKSVKALEIAAGRDEDSMVRAECESTLERLGASVR
- a CDS encoding PAP/fibrillin family protein; amino-acid sequence: MEQGPSKQPSGSDALKAALLRQVVRPQPSLLDLQPLIARLQQSWQPPSTGEALAAMLDGLWQLRYTTANALSRLGLDDLPGVERRRTYQFVDAANSRLYNLAEVELAGGLARGTILVRAALRLGAVPRVHVHFERSALIWGGIDEFGTAEEAIGRLDAGEGVGIRFDVRSEGSVDTLYIDTDLRIALGNRGTIFILTRP
- a CDS encoding S41 family peptidase, with amino-acid sequence MQKFLAAVLVLVLALGAARPVTAYPPIDRDQPDLAIDGQTRAVVIEKMLVALERGYVFPEVAARLVADIRRRGQKQEYENIASARILAAVLTDNLQQLSRDRHLRVVYSHKPLSTWQHSAWTQRFNSWRNHGFQKVERLAGNIGYLELRGFIAPDQAAETAAAAMRFVAHTDALIVDLRANGGGSPRMVALLTSYLLDGKPVHLNTIYARPTDSKSETWTSADLPAPRFSGKEVYLLTSRKTFSAAEEFAYNLKALGRVTVVGETTAGGAHPGSLERLDEHFGVFVPYARSVSPITGTNWEGTGVAPDLAVPADLALKTAHIAAMEKVLARSSDEFASDDLRKSIAAAQVELDELKKKLASEPIDRERSSTSISRR
- the cobJ gene encoding precorrin-3B C(17)-methyltransferase; protein product: MTQPRPVYLIAPTLAGRKLAQALQALLPEAVLWERPLGALESVWREAGQLVFVLAVGAVVRLIAPLLADKRTDPGVVAIDEAGRFAVSLSGGHVGGADALAERIAALLSATAVLTGAGGRHGLPPVDLLGKAYGWRAGEACDWNRVAALAAAGEPVQVVQECGLDLWRAALPENHPFVDAAAAGRLWISHRLPEVGTLPTVRWHPRVIWLGVGCERGIAADFLEQSIRQALAGAGLAFEAVAGIASLDIKADEAGLLAVAERHGWPVRFFDAAALARCPVPNPSQAVADCVGTASVAEAAALLAGEALQLVAPKRVFKAAGAGACTVAAAVALQEFNPAPGRLLLIGSGPGALDQVTPAARAALGAAQVVIGYQLYIDLIRPLLAPTQIVETSPITQEVARAERAIALAKRGLAVAVISSGDAGIYGMAGLVFERLARGGWNGQAPAVDVLPGITALQAAAARVGAPLMHDFCAISLSDLLTPWQTICTRLEAAARADFVVALYNPRSASRTQQIAQAREILLAHRDPATPVALVRCAYRPDEQVSLHTLADLPLESVDMLTTVLIGNRATFRRGDRLITPRGYPHP